Proteins found in one Lysinibacillus fusiformis genomic segment:
- the hisIE gene encoding bifunctional phosphoribosyl-AMP cyclohydrolase/phosphoribosyl-ATP diphosphatase HisIE encodes MIENIQFDERGLVTAVVQDANTKEVLTVAYMNKESLAKTIESGETWFYSRSRQELWHKGATSGHTQKVVSIKTDCDQDALVVEVLPMGPACHNGTISCFTEVMQQKEKVGSVDIVSKLARVIEKREQEMPEGAYTTYLFDKGIDKICKKVGEEATEVVIGAKNRDAEEVKWEAADLIYHLLVLLQEQKVSIYDVLHVLEKRHEEK; translated from the coding sequence ATGATAGAGAACATTCAATTTGATGAGAGAGGTCTTGTTACAGCTGTAGTACAAGATGCCAATACAAAAGAGGTATTAACAGTAGCTTATATGAATAAAGAGTCATTAGCTAAAACAATTGAATCAGGGGAAACTTGGTTTTATTCTCGTTCCCGTCAAGAGCTTTGGCATAAGGGCGCAACAAGTGGTCATACACAAAAAGTAGTGTCAATCAAGACAGATTGTGATCAAGATGCGTTAGTAGTGGAGGTTCTACCGATGGGGCCAGCATGTCATAATGGTACAATTTCTTGCTTCACTGAGGTTATGCAGCAAAAAGAGAAGGTCGGCTCTGTGGACATCGTTTCTAAACTTGCTCGTGTCATTGAAAAGCGAGAGCAAGAAATGCCAGAAGGAGCTTATACTACATATTTATTTGATAAGGGCATCGATAAAATCTGTAAAAAGGTTGGAGAAGAAGCAACAGAGGTAGTCATTGGTGCTAAAAACCGAGATGCAGAGGAAGTAAAATGGGAGGCAGCTGATTTAATTTATCATCTCCTAGTACTATTACAAGAACAAAAAGTAAGCATTTATGATGTTCTACATGTGTTGGAAAAACGTCACGAGGAGAAATAA